The Prunus persica cultivar Lovell chromosome G8, Prunus_persica_NCBIv2, whole genome shotgun sequence genome includes a region encoding these proteins:
- the LOC18766430 gene encoding myosin-6, giving the protein MAVAMSLVVGSLVWLEDPEEAWIDGEVVEVKGEQIKVLCTSGKTVVVKASNIYPKDAEAPPCGVDDMTKLAYLHEPGVLDNLRSRYDINEIYTYTGNILIAVNPFRRLPHLYDSHMMAQYKGADFGELSPHPFAVADAAYRLMINDGISQSILVSGESGAGKTESTKLLMRYLAYMGGRAVAEGRTVEQQVLESNPVLEAFGNAKTVRNNNSSRFGKFVELQFDQSGRISGAAIRTYLLERSRVCQVSNPERNYHCFYMLCAAPPEDVKRYKLGHPKTFHYLNQSNCYELDGVDDSEEYIATRRAMEVVGMSSNEQDAIFRVVAAILHLGNIEFAKGKEMDSSMPKDEKSWFHLKTAAELFMCDVKALEDSLCKRVIVTRDETITKWLDPEAAAISRDALAKIVYSRLFDWLVDKINSSIGQDPQSKFLIGVLDIYGFESFKTNSFEQFCINLTNEKLQQHFNQHVFKMEQEEYTKEEIDWSYIEFVDNQDILDLIEKKPGGIIALLDEACMFPRSTHETFAQKLYQTFKNHKRFTKPKLSQSDFTICHYAGDVTYQTELFLDKNKDYVVAEHQALLSASNCSFVSGLFTSLVEDSSKTSKFSSIGSRFKQQLQQLLETLSSTEPHYIRCVKPNNLLKPAIFENKNVLQQLRCGGVMEAIRISCAGYPTRKAFDEFIDRFGLLAPEVLDRSTDEVNACERLLEKVGLEGYQIGKTKVFLRAGQMAELDARRSEVLGRSASIIQRKVRSYLAKRSFVLLRISAIRLQAACRGQLARHVYQGMRREASCLMIQRHLRMYLARKAFKELYCSAVSIQTGMRGMTARNELRFRRQTRAAIIIQSQCRRFLARLHYMKTKKAAITTQCAWRGRVARAELRKLKMAARETGALQAAKNKLEKQVEELTWRLQLEKRMRADLEEAKSQENEKLQSALQDMQVQFKETKAMLEKEREAVRRAEEKVPIIQEVPVVDHAMMEKLTNENEKLKALVNSLEKKIDETEKKYEEANKTSEERLKQALEAESQIVQLKTTMQRLEEKFSDIEYENQTLRRHQLSTPVKKPPEHPPTLEPQRVENGHHVSEENRDNEPQSATPVKKFGTESDSKLRRSVIERQHESVDALINCVVKNIGFSQGKPVAAFTIYKCLLHWKSFEAERTSVFDRLIQMIGSEIENQDNNDHMAYWLSNTSALLFLLQRSLKGAGATGATPHRKPPAPTSLFGRMTMGFRSSPSFANLSASALDVVRQVEAKYPALLFKQQLTAYVEKIYGIIRDNLKKELSSFISSCIQAPRTSKGVLRSGRSFGKDSTASHWQSIIDSLSTFLSTLKENFVPPILVKEIFTQTFSYINVQLFNSLLLRRECCTFSNGEYVKSGLAELELWCCQAKEEYAGSSWDELKHIRQAVGFLVIHQKYRISYDEITNDLCPILSVQQLYRICTLYWDDNYNTRSVSPDVISSMRVLMTEDSNNAVSNSFLLDDNSSIPFSVDDLSTSLQEKDFTDVKPADELLEHPAFEFLHE; this is encoded by the exons Atg GCTGTTGCTATGAGTTTAGTGGTTGGATCTCTTGTTTGGTTGGAGGACCCCGAAGAAGCTTGGATAGATGGTGAAGTTGTGGAGGTTAAAGGTGAACAGATCAAGGTTCTCTGCACTTCAGGGAAAACG GTTGTTGTTAAAGCTTCCAATATCTATCCTAAAGATGCTGAAGCCCCACCCTGTGGAGTGGATGATATGACAAAGCTGGCTTATTTGCATGAACCGGGTGTTCTAGATAATCTACGATCAAGATATGATATCAATGAAATATAC ACATACACAGGGAACATTTTGATCGCCGTGAATCCTTTTAGAAGATTACCTCATCTTTATGATAGTCATATGATGGCACAATATAAAGGGGCAGACTTTGGTGAACTGAGCCCACACCCGTTTGCTGTTGCAGATGCGGCATATAG ACTTATGATAAATGATGGAATAAGTCAGTCAATATTGGTTAGTGGAGAGAGTGGGGCTGGTAAAACAGAAAGCACCAAACTGCTTATGCGCTATCTTGCTTACATGGGAGGGAGAGCTGTTGCTGAAGGGAGGACTGTTGAGCAGCAAGTGTTGGAG TCAAATCCTGTTTTAGAAGCATTTGGAAATGCGAAGACTGTTAGAAACAATAACTCCAG TCGTTTTGGTAAGTTTGTCGAGCTTCAGTTTGATCAGAGTGGGAGGATCTCCGGAGCGGCTATAAGAACTTACTTGCTTGAAAGATCACGCGTTTGTCAAGTCTCCAATCCTGAGAGAAATTATCATTGTTTCTACATGCTTTGTGCTGCACCACCAGAG GATGTTAAGAGGTACAAATTGGGACACCCTAAAACATTCCATTATttaaatcaatcaaattgCTATGAGTTGGATGGGGTTGATGATTCTGAAGAATACATTGCAACAAGGAGGGCAATGGAAGTTGTTGGTATGAGTTCTAATGAACAG GATGCAATATTTCGAGTTGTGGCAGCAATTCTGCATCTTGGAAACATTGAATTTGCAAAGGGAAAGGAAATGGACTCGTCCATGCCAAAGGACGAAAAATCTTGGTTCCACCTAAAAACTGCTGCTGAGCTTTTCAT GTGTGATGTGAAGGCACTAGAAGATTCTCTATGCAAACGTGTAATTGTAACTCGTGATGAAACGATAACAAAATGGCTGGATCCAGAAGCTGCAGCCATCAGTAGAGATGCTCTGGCTAAAATTGTGTACTCCAGGTTGTTTGATTG GCTTGTGGATAAGATTAACAGTTCAATTGGTCAAGACCCTCAATCTAAGTTCTTAATTGGGGTCTTGGACATTTATGGATTTGAGAGCTTCAAAACTAACAG TTTTGAGCAATTTTGCATCAATTTGACAAATGAGAAgcttcaacaacatttcaaTCAG CACGTTTTCAAAATGGAGCAAGAAGAATATACAAAAGAAGAGATTGACTGGAGTTACATTGAGTTTGTTGACAACCAAGATATTCTAGATCTAATTGAAAAG AAACCTGGTGGCATAATTGCTCTTCTGGACGAAGCTTG TATGTTTCCAAGATCAACACATGAAACATTTGCCCAAAAGTTATATCAGACATTCAAGAATCATAAGCGCTTCACTAAACCAAAATTATCACAAAGTGACTTCACAATTTGCCATTATGCTGGGGAT GTCACTTATCAAACTGAACTGTTTCTGGACAAGAACAAGGACTATGTGGTTGCTGAGCATCAAGCACTTTTGAGTGCTTCAAATTGTTCCTTTGTCTCAGGCTTGTTTACCTCCTTAGTTGAGGATTCATCCAAGACGTCAAAGTTCTCTTCAATTGGTTCTCGGTTTAAG CAACAATTGCAACAATTGCTTGAAACTCTCAGTTCTACTGAGCCACATTACATACGCTGTGTAAAACCCAACAACCTTCTTAAGCCAGCAATCTTCGAGAACAAAAATGTTTTACAACAACTCCGCTGTGGG GGGGTCATGGAGGCAATCAGGATAAGTTGTGCTGGATATCCTACTAGAAAAGCTTTTGATGAATTTATAGACCGATTTGGCCTCCTTGCACCTGAAGTTTTGGATAGGAG TACTGATGAGGTCAATGCTTGTGAGAGACTTTTAGAGAAGGTGGGCCTAGAAGGCTATCAG ATTGGTAAAACAAAGGTCTTCCTTAGGGCTGGCCAAATGGCGGAATTGGATGCTCGTAGAAGTGAGGTCCTTGGAAGATCGGCTAGTATTATTCAAAGGAAAGTTCGTTCTTATTTGGCTAAAAGAAGTTTTGTTCTCCTCCGTATTTCTGCAATACGGCTCCAAGCTGCTTGCAGAG GACAACTTGCTCGACATGTCTATCAGGGCATGCGGAGAGAAGCTTCCTGTCTGATGATCCAAAGGCATTTGCGGATGTATCTTGCTAGGAAAGCATTCAAAGAATTGTATTGCTCTGCTGTATCTATTCAGACGGGCATGCGAGGGATGACTGCTCGTAATGAGTTACGCTTCAGAAGGCAGACCAGAGCAGCAATTATCATTCAG AGCCAGTGTCGCAGATTCTTGGCACGCTTGCATTATATGAAGACAAAGAAAGCTGCAATTACCACACAGTGTGCTTGGAGGGGAAGAGTCGCTCGTGCTGAACTACGAAAGCTTAAGATG GCTGCAAGGGAAACAGGGGCCCTCCAAGCtgccaaaaataaattagagaaGCAAGTTGAAGAATTGACATGGAGGTTACAACTGGAGAAACGCATGAGG GCTGACTTGGAAGAAGCCAAAtcacaagaaaatgaaaagctGCAGTCTGCTTTGCAAGATATGCAAGTTCAATTTAAAGAAACTAAGGCAATGCTTGAGAAGGAACGTGAAGCTGTAAGAAGAGCAGAAGAAAAAGTTCCAATAATTCAGGAGGTTCCAGTTGTTGATCATGCCATGATGGAGAAGCTAaccaatgaaaatgaaaaacttaaG GCTTTGGTGAATTCACTGGAGAAGAAAATTGatgaaacagagaaaaaatatgaagagGCAAACAAAACGAGTGAAGAAAGGTTGAAGCAAGCTTTGGAGGCAGAATCACAAATTGTTCAATTAAAGACTACCATGCAAAG GCTTGAAGAAAAATTTTCTGACATTGAATATGAAAACCAAACTCTTCGGCGGCACCAGCTAAGTACACCTGTTAAAAAGCCACCAGAGCATCCGCCAACTCTGGAACCTCAG AGAGTGGAAAATGGTCATCATGTGAGCgaagaaaacagagacaat GAACCACAAAGTGCAACACCAGTGAAGAAGTTTGGGACCGAATCTGATAGCAAGTTGAGGAGATCAGTAATTGAACGTCAACAT GAGAGTGTTGATGCTCTTATCAACTGTGTTGTGAAAAACATTGGGTTCAGTCAAGGAAAGCCTGTTGCAGCCTTTACCATCTACAAATGTCTTCTCCACTGGAAATCTTTTGAGGCTGAAAGGACTAGTGTATTTGATCGTCTCATTCAGATGATTGGTTCGGAAATTGAG AACCAAGACAACAATGATCACATGGCTTACTGGTTGTCAAATACATCTGCATTATTATTCTTACTCCAACGAAGTCTAAAGGGTGCTGGTGCAACTGGGGCAACTCCACACCGGAAGCCACCTGCTCCAACATCTCTCTTTGGGAGGATGACCATG GGTTTCCGCTCATCCCCTTCTTTTGCAAACCTTTCTGCATCTGCACTTGATGTAGTACGCCAAGTGGAGGCTAAGTACCCAGCATTACTTTTCAAGCAGCAGCTTACAGCCTATGTGGAGAAAATATACGGCATCATTCGAGACAACTTGAAAAAAGAGTTGTCATCATTCATTTCTTCGTGTATCCAG GCACCAAGAACGTCAAAGGGCGTACTAAGATCTGGGCGGTCCTTTGGGAAAGATTCTACCGCGAGTCACTGGCAGAGCATTATTGATAGCCTTAGCACTTTCCTTAGCacattgaaagaaaatttt GTGCCTCCTATTCTTGTCAAGGAGATCTTCACTCAGACTTTCtcatatattaatgtacaactATTTAATAG TCTTCTTCTACGCCGTGAATGTTGTACATTCAGCAATGGGGAGTATGTGAAATCTGGATTGGCTGAATTGGAGCTATGGTGTTGTCAAGCAAAAGAAGAG TATGCAGGCTCATCTTGGGATGAACTTAAGCACATAAGACAAGCTGTTGGCTTCCTG GTCATACATCAAAAGTATAGAATTTCTTACGATGAAATCACCAATGATCTGTGCCCT ATCCTGAGTGTTCAACAGCTGTATAGAATATGCACTCTCTACTGGGACGACAACTATAATACAAGAAGCGTATCTCCAGAT GTAATTTCCAGTATGAGAGTACTTATGACCGAGGACTCCAACAATGCTGTCAGCAACTCATTTTTGCTGGATGACAATTCCAG CATCCCCTTCTCGGTCGATGACCTCTCTACGTCCCTGCAAGAGAAGGATTTCACGGATGTCAAACCAGCAGACGAACTTCTTGAGCATCCTGCCTTCGAATTTTTACATGAGTGA
- the LOC18766829 gene encoding probable mitochondrial import inner membrane translocase subunit TIM21, with protein MGSYKCALELWRKKQTDVIRVLPKMRLWGYRASHTEEAKPDQLLAVLKSGCASQSTASANHLTRGIAGADGIPVLYGRKCARELMSTSWPQFQPTRNYIASSSIPQFCRSISSKASRQPRQSPSENKKDLSTVEDPFDAPTYNIPEKPVTFVEGASYSVVILAGLGIAAAAGYAVFKELIFEPKEYKIFNKALKRVQDDAQVRMRVGYPITGYGQESRNRAARQRIPNRIWHDEEGVEHVEVNFYIRGPHGAGKVFAEMFNDQADKQWKYTYLIVQIQAPSPAQLILESYLPSYNAAN; from the exons ATGG GGTCATACAAGTGTGCTTTGGAGTTATGGAGAAAAAAGCAAACAGATGTTATTAGGGTTTTGCCCAAGATGAGATTGTGGGGATACAGAGCTTCCCACACAGAGGAGGCCAAGCCAGATCAG TTGCTGGCAGTACTGAAATCAGGATGTGCAAGTCAATCTACTGCTTCTGCAAACCATTTGACTAGG GGCATAGCTGGAGCTGATG GAATTCCTGTTCTATATGGAAGGAAGTGCGCTAGAGAGTTAATGTCTACTTCTTGGCCACAATTTCAACCCACAAGAAACTATATAGCAAGTTCCAGCATTCCTCAATTTTGTAGATCCATTTCATCAAAAGCTTCACGGCAACCACGACAAAGTCCATCTGAG AATAAGAAAGACTTATCTACTGTAGAGGATCCTTTTGATGCTCCTACATACAACATCCCAGAAAAGCCTGTGACATTTGTAGAGGGAGCTTCCTACAGTGTAGTTATTCTTGCAGGGCTTGGAATTGCTGCTGCCGCAGGATATGCAGTCTTTAAGGAGCTTATTTTTGAACCGAAAGA GTACAAGATCTTTAACAAGGCTCTTAAAAGGGTTCAAGATGATGCACAG GTTAGGATGAGGGTGGGATACCCTATTACAGGGTATGGTCAAGAAAGTAGAAACCGTGCTGCTCGCCAACGTATTCCCAACAGAATATGGCACGATGAAGAAGGGGTAGAGCACGTAGAG GTTAATTTTTATATACGAGGGCCTCATGGAGCTGGGAAAGTATTTGCCGAGATGTTCAATGACCAAGCAGACAAGCAATGGAAGTACACATATTTGATTGTTCAGATACAAGCACCTTCGCCAGCACAACTGATTTTAGAGTCTTATCTGCCAAGTTATAACGCAGCCAACTAA